A segment of the Coffea arabica cultivar ET-39 chromosome 8c, Coffea Arabica ET-39 HiFi, whole genome shotgun sequence genome:
cttttttttttggctgcccTTTTGTTAAACACTATTACTTTGAAAGTTAATGGTGATATAGAAccccatgtaattttattaacaaTGCGTAAATGACTGAAAAAGCAAAAATTAGAGAAACAAAATATGTTTGACTCAAGATAGACATTCTCCTATTTTCAGGGATTATTTTTACTTTAATACACATCCAAAATAGACCACAAAGTTTTTGTAGTAAAAGATCCAATCACGAGGTGTGTTGGCATGCTTTGTAGGAACGATCAGCATTTGATTCATTAATGTTAATTAAAAACTGTGACATTTGTGAACAATTATAATGCTAACATTGACATgaatattattttactttatagAATAAGATTAAGGTATCTTAatccctcctcttgaaattgtATCTAATTTCTTTAGTGGGGATGAATTATTAAGATTCGCAATACAGATGTAGTAGCCAAGCATACAAGTCAAATATTTCCTCTAATCCTGTCTCTTCTTGATGACCATTTTCTAATATTTAATCTGCATTGTTTGGTTTCTTTCTTGCTTGTGGGAGCTAAAGTAAAGATCTGTATTTGTGTAGAGTGAACATGGCAGAAAAAGTCCATCATCTGCCTTTGAGTTCATGAATTGACATCATATCCACCAAAATGTCTTTTGCATTTGATTCTTGAAATCTAAAACACTTCAATAATTGCCTTTGATTCCTAAACTTAAtgcagttgaaaaaaaaaaaaaaaaaagagtcaaaatCCTGATAAAAGTAATCTACCCTTGATCAATATATATGTATGCATGCTTGTCCTTCCATCACCAAAACTCACCTCAAGGATAGAGATAATAAAGATATAAGCAGTAGGAATGTCACTGAGAGAATCTGAGCTTTAGCTCAAGTTATCTCAACTAAACTTCTGAGTAAACATTCTTGAACTTAAGATTGGCAAATTCTGCAGCTGTTTCATGCACTAGAATGGAAACTGCTGAATCTTTCAGAATCAGTAGCTTAAGGCTAAGCAGTTCCAACTTATGGACAAACACAGTCATAGAAGAATTTTCGAGGTCTACACgagaggaagaagatgaagaagcaGCACTAAAATGGGCTGCTTTAGAGAGACTTCCAACATTCAAACGTCTGAGAATTGGCATACTAGAAGAAGAAGAGGGTGAGAAAAGAGAGATTGATGTGAGAAAGCTTGGACCTTTAGAGAAAAGGAGTGTAGTAGAGAGGTTGATCAAAACTGCAGAGGAAGATAACGAAAGGTTTCTTTTGAAGTTCAGAGAACGCATTGACAGGTAATTGAActtcatgcaaaaaaaaaaaaaaaaaagggttattgTGGCTTTCAGCTTCCTGGTCACACAAGTAATGAATGTTTTCTGAccttattttcaaatttcatgcaTGATTTTGTACATATGGTTGTTTTGATTCTGAAATGGTTGTAGAGTTGGTATTGAGCTTCCAACTATTGAAGTTCGCTTTGAGCATCTAAATGTTGAAGCAGAAGCTTATGTTGGCAGTAGAGCTCTGCCTACAATATTCAACTACTCTGTAAATATGTTTGAGGTGATGCATCTATAAACATTAATTCCATTTCAATGTTTCTATTATTGATCTGTTCCTAAAAGTCACTGCAAATGTGAAGGGATTCCTAAATTATCTCCATATCCTtccgaaaagaaagaaacccttTCTGATCCTCCGTGATGTCAGTGGAATTGTTAAACCTGGAAGGTAAGAATAGTAGCATTAAAATGGCAAACTTTTAAACTCAAATTTGCCCTCTGATTTTTGATGTCATAAATTTGCAGAATGACACTGCTCTTAGGCCCTCCAAGTTCAGGGAAAACCACACTATTGCTAGCTCTGGCAGGAAAACTTCATTCTGATCTCAAAGTAATGAAACAGAAATCGTCATGCATCTGAATTCTGATAATTTGCTTTTTATGATGACTAGTCTTGCATTACTGTGACACAGGTTTCTGGAACTGTGACATACAATGGCCACGCAATGAATGGGTTTGTTCCTCAAAGATCATCAGCCTATATAAGTCAGCATGATCTTCATATAGGAGAACTAACAGTGAGGGAAACAATAGCCTTTTCTGCAAGAtgccaaggagttggacctcgTCAAGGTTGTTGGAATTGTCTTAGTTATTGAAACACAAAACATTTTAGCTTTACTtgcaaaagataaagagttccAATTGGCTCATTTAATTGGGAAAATGGCAGAAATTGGGGCAGAACTTTTGAGAAGAGAAAAGGAAGCAAATATTAAGCCAGACCCTGATCTTGATATATATATGAAGGTTATATTTTGTCAACTATAATTTAGTTTATTGCATTACATTAAGTGATTTGTGCAATGCTTTTCACCCAGTTCTGTGTCTTCTGTTTTCTCAAGCTAGTATTAATTTTATCCTGCAGTCATTAGTCCTCAAAGGGCAAGAGTCCCATGTTGCAACTGAGTATGTTCTGAAGGTAATTGACTAAATTAGTGTAACCAAGCAAACACATGCCAAATATGTAGATTTGAAAACTTCCAATGTTATTTTTACTGATGCAGATTTTGGGACTTGATGTCTGTGCTGATACACTGGTGGGGGATCAAATGATACGAGGGATCTCCGGAGGACAAAAAAAACGCGTGACAACAGGTAGAGACACAAGGCTCACACAGTGCTTTGGCTTTCCCAACCCCAAATGgtaaaagaagaggaaaattgcTACAATTTCCGACTCTTTTCTTGAATCGTCGGGCATTGTTTTGTACTATGGTGTGAAAGGTGATAAAATTTGGAATGGGAGGGAGGTTTGGCACTTAAGATAGAAGCCCTTCATGAAACTAGTGTCCGTGTTCTCTGATTCTAACAGCAACGGGAAACGTGttagttcatcttgtttttgtAAAAAGAGTTGCAGGCCTAATTTTTCATCCCCAAGTAGAACTGTTGTGCTTAAACAAGGGATGAATGAACAACAAAACTCATCACAACGTACTGTCTAATGCAGCGGAAATGCTGGTCGGACCAGCTAAGGCACTATTTATGGACGAGATATCTACTGGTTTAGACAGTTCAACAACTTTTCAGATAGTGAATGCAATCAATCAATTCATCCACATTCTCGGAGGAACTGCAGTCATCTCCCTCTTACAGCCTCCACCAGAAACTTATGAGTTATTTGATGACATAATTCTGCTATCAGACGGTGAAATTGTGTATCAGGGGCCCCGTGAAGATGTACTTGAATTCTTTGAATACATGGGTTTCAAATGCCCTGAGAGAAAAGGAGTTGCTGATTTCCTTCAAGAAGTAATCTACCTTCTTCTGAGTTGTTTCTTATATATTTTGCCAATAGTAGCCAGGAAAGATGCTGGATATTCCTCTTTACATACTTTTTTTGACTGGAAATGTAGGTAACTTCGAAGAAAGATCAAGAACAATACTGGATACGCAGAGATGAGCCTTACAATTTTGTTTCTGCTAGACAATTCTCAGAAGCATTTCAATCATTCCATGTTGGAAGTAAACTACATGATGAACTTACCGTTCCTTTTGATAAATCAAAAGGACATCCTGCTGCTCTGACAACTGAAAAGTATGGAGTTGGCAGGATGGAGCTTCTGAGGGCCTGTGCATCCAGAGAATTCCTACTCATGAAGAGGAATGCATTTGTCCACATATTCAAGATGGCACAAGTAAGTTATCCATAAATGTTTTCTTGTTGTCAATGGACATCAGAATGATAGAACCTATAATTTCCATTTGCTTGAACAAGACTTTGCTAACTGTATTTTATTTACATGTCAGCTTATTTTGATTGCAATGATCTTCATGACTATATTTCTGCGAACTGAGATGCACAAAAGTACCATAACAGATGGTGGAATTTACATGGGGGCCCTGTTTTTCACTTTATATGCAATCATGTTCAATGCATTCTCAGAGCTTTCCCTCAGTATTTTGAAGCTTCCTGTTTTCTACAAGCAACGAGACCTTCTCTTCTTCCCTGCATGGGCATATTCTATTCCTACGTGGATCCTCAAGTTCCCAATTACACTTGTTCAAATTGCCATTTGGATATCTTTGACTTATTACGTTGTTGGATTTGATCCTGATGGTGGAAGGTGAGCACAGAAAACAACTCCCTCGATATGGATTGTGGTTGCACTACCTTTTCTTCTCCTTTGATGTCCAATCTTTGTAGGTTCCAAGGACTTAATATGGCAAAAAGACCCTGTAGAAAAGCTAGTACAAAAGACTAGATGAATGAAACAATTTAAGTGACTGTCTGATTGTGTGGGCAGGTTTTTCAGACAGTTTATTCTTCTCATCTGCATTCACCAGATGTCCTTAGCACTCTTTCGCTTTATGGCTGCACTAGGAAGAGACATGATAGTTGCAAACACCTTTGGAGCATTCACAATACTTGCTGTACTTGTCCTAGGAGGATTCATTCTATCAAGAGGTATAAAGTTACACATAGGGAATAAATTATGTCTTCGTTGTACTTTCCATCTTGCTGCTGTATATAGGATTCCATGAGAAACAATGTGTTTATTGTTCAGATGACATCAAAGCTTGGTGGATATGGGGTTACTGGATCTCACCTTTGATGTACGGGCAGAATGCTATTTCTGTAAATGAATTTCTAGGAAACAGTTGGAGACATGTAAGCATCCTTGAACCAACTTCAGTCTTGCACAGAGGGATGGAATAGATGGACTGCAAAATGGGTCTCCTCTGCTGATCTAATCTTGTGAGAGTAATTCTTTTACAGGTTCCTGAAGGTTTCAGGGAGCCACTAGGTGTTTCAGTCTTAAAGTCTCGTGGTGTTTTTCCAGAAGCACGGTGGTATTGGATAGGAGTAGGAGCCGTTTTTGGATATGtgttcctcttcaatttcctgAACACTTTGGCTCTTACATACCTCAACCGTCAGTATTGAGtgaaatcaaattcaaatttactCCTTTTTATGACAAAGTTTAAATCTTTTAAACATGTTTGTGTGAACAATTAAATGATTCATGCAGCAATCGGAAAACATCAGGCGGTACTatctttggaagaaaaaccgAACAGTAGTGCTGGTAAATTAGAACAGTATCATCATCAATCAAGAAGTCATCTTCCTGTTGCTAGATCTTGTATCTTCTAACGCATTCAATCCAACCAATGCAGAAACCAGTACAGATGCTCCAAAAAGCATGTCATCCAGGTTGAAGTCTCCTGGAATAGGCAATCCTGATGAAGGTGATAGAAGCAAGAAGAAGGGAATGGTTATTCCCTTTGAACCTCTTGCTATGACCTTCAACGATTTAAGATATGCAGTAGATATGCCGCAGGTATCAGGAATCATGTCATATGTTTTTCATGAAATTGTTATTAAATTTTATAGACTTCTTGTCATTTCTGGCTCGTACGTAACCAAATCATGCTATACTTGCAGGAAATGAAAACTCGTGGTATATCTGAGGATCGGCTACTTCTCTTGAAGGGTGTCAGTGGAGCTTTTAGACCGGGGATTCTAACAGCTTTAATGGGCGTTAGTGGGGCTGGAAAAACTACCCTGATGGATGTATTAGCCGGTAGAAAAACAGGAGGATATATTGAAGGAACAATTACTATATCAGGTTATccaaagaaacaagaaacaTTCACTCGTGTAGCAGGATACTGTGAGCAATTTGACATTCACTCTCCTCATGTTACTGTCCACGAGTCCTTGCAATACTCAGCATGGCTTCGACTGCCTCCTGACATCGATGCTGAAGCCAGAAAGGTGATCCTGATTTGCAGTATGTAATGGATAGATGGATCTACTTATACAGACTATTAACTATTGTTGTTTCTACTTGAAATTTCAGACATTCATTGAAGAAGTCATGAAGCTCGTGGAGCTGACTCCACTTAGAGAAGCACTAGTTGGTTTGCCAGGAGTAAATGGTCTTTCAACTGAGCAACGAAAGAGGTTAACTATTGCGGTTGAACTAGTGGCCAATCCATCCATAATATTCATGGATGAGCCAACTTCAGGGCTGGATGCAAGGGCAGCTGCCATAGTGATGAGAACAGTAAGAAACACGGTTGATACAGGCCGAACTGTTGTGTGCACTATCCATCAGCCAAGCATTGACATCTTTGATGCTTTTGATGAGGTGAATGGTAATTGGATCCAGGTATTGTTTTCATCTATAAGCTTGAAAGGAATCATAAAGTTCTATTATTGTGCTCTTGCAGCTGATTCTCCTAAAACGAGGAGGAGAAGAAATATACGTTGGCCAACTAGGACGCCATTCATCTAATCTCATCAAATATTTTGAGGTGATGATCCACATGACATTTGAAATATTCTGCCATCTAAGAGAGCATTTTGTTTCTATAGTTGATTTCTGTTTGTTTTAGGGGATTAATCGAGTCAGCAAAATAAAAGATGGTTATAACCCTGCGACTTGGATGTTGGAGGTGACATCAATTGCACAGGAAGCTGCTCTTGGAATTGATTTCGCACAGCTGTACAAGAACTCTGAACTGTATAGGTAGGCTTCTCTCAGAATTTCTATGGATAATCACTTAATTTGGTGCATACTTGGGAATCTGCACAAATACAGCACTAGATACATAACTCAATCTTGCATCTTTATTCAGGTAATTGGGTTCATACTTGGGATTAGATGAGAAGTTGTATCTTTATACTAAGTGGCTCAACATTCATTGCTTGCTGATAATTACTCTTTGGTGAATCAGGAGGAACAAAGCATTAATAGAGGAACTGAGTAAACCTGCCCCTGGTTCTAAAGAATTATACTTCCCTACTCAGTATCCCCAGCCCTTTTACAACCAATTCCTTGCTAGCCTCTGGAAGCAGCACTGGTCATACTGGCGAAATCCAAGATACTCAGCAGTCAGACTTTTTTACACAGTAATCATTGCCTTAATGTTTGGAACAATATTCTGGGATCTTGGCACTAAAAGGTAAACATCACAAGAGTTAAACAATCAGTGTCAGTACTATCACCCAGAGATCTCCATTGTTGAATAAATAGTTGATTCTGAATTTAACATTTCCAATTTTTCGGTACATAAAATTGCAGGAAAAAAAGACAAGATCTCTTTAATGCAATGGGCTCCATGTATGCGGCCGTTCTGTTTATCGGTATACTAAATTCTACATCAGTTCAACCAATTGTAGCCACTGAGAGAACAGTCTTTTACAGGGAAAGAGCTGCCGGAATGTATTCGGCTGTGCCACATGCTCTTGCACAGGTATCACTTTTATAGCTTCGACCGTGTCCGGTCTAGCAAGTCTGAAAGATACCTGTATTGGCTTGCCAAGATTATCCGAGctttttttcatcaaaaaattagATCGACTTAAAACCATTTTTTGCATTCATCAAATGCTTGTTTTCTGCAGATGGTGATTGAGCTGCCTTACATTCTCGTTCAAGCATTCAGCTATGGAGCTATTGTATATGCAATGATTGGATTCCAATGGACAGCTACCAAGTTCTTTTGGTATCTGTTTTTCATGTACATTACCTTGTTATACTACACATTCTATGGGATGATGTCAGTGGCGGTAACACCCAACCAGAATATTGCTGCAGTAGTTTCATCAGCCTTTTACGCAATATGGAACCTTTTCTCAGGATTTATAATTCCTCGAACGGTATAATCTTTAACAAGtcttatttcaaaagaagaagaagaagaagcaagcAAAAAATAAGGAATTGATTCGATTCATTTTGTTGTTGACTGCAGAGAATTCCAGTGTGGTGGAGGTGGTACTATTAcctctgtcctgtctcctggactTTGTATGGCTTAGTTGCTTCACAATTCGGAGACATAAAAGAGGAGCTTGATACAGGTGACAGAGTGGAAGACTTCATTAGGAGCTACTTCGGATTCAGACATGACTTCTTGGGTTATGTTGCAGTAATCATTGTTGGATTTGCAGTGCTTTTCGGCTTCATATTTGCCATCTCCATCAAGCTATTTAACTTTCAGAAAAGGTAAGAGTTAAAGGGTTGAGGTAACTCCCACAGCTTGACATTTGTTGAACAGGTTTTGCTAGTACTTGAAATGGTTGTTGGTAAAGAAATGAAAGAGTAATGAATGGCACTGACGTAGCAAATCTAATACAATTGGAGAAAAGGTTTCTTCTGCATTAATTTGTTTGTGTAAAACCCGTGTGCTTTAGGAAGGCATGTACAAGTCCACTATGCTAAATGCTAGTGTACAATGATGCACTATCTGCAGAATTCAGCACGTTAAATCCATGGCAATTACTCACAGTTACAAAGACATAGGATAGGTATTTATGACTCCATAGCACGAAGATGCTAGCAAAAAGACTCCACAAAATGTTCAAACAAATTCCATTATCAATGTATCCTGAAGATCACTAACTTAAACACAATGTGTGCTCGAGGGgaaataaacaacaaaaattgTGTTCCTGCCGCATATGTTACAGTTGGACGATAAATCCTCTCACATAACCTAACAGGTACATTAAACAAAGTAAAATCCATAGACTGAGAAATAGAGAGGAAATAAAGCCAAAAAAGACTGGTTTAGATGTAAAAATATGGAAGGgaaggggagggggaagggtgAGAGGGAGGCAGAAAGATGAGAATAAGGACACCTTCACCACCATCTCATGCATCCAATT
Coding sequences within it:
- the LOC113706373 gene encoding pleiotropic drug resistance protein 1-like, which codes for METAESFRISSLRLSSSNLWTNTVIEEFSRSTREEEDEEAALKWAALERLPTFKRLRIGILEEEEGEKREIDVRKLGPLEKRSVVERLIKTAEEDNERFLLKFRERIDRVGIELPTIEVRFEHLNVEAEAYVGSRALPTIFNYSVNMFEGFLNYLHILPKRKKPFLILRDVSGIVKPGRMTLLLGPPSSGKTTLLLALAGKLHSDLKVSGTVTYNGHAMNGFVPQRSSAYISQHDLHIGELTVRETIAFSARCQGVGPRQEIGAELLRREKEANIKPDPDLDIYMKSLVLKGQESHVATEYVLKILGLDVCADTLVGDQMIRGISGGQKKRVTTAEMLVGPAKALFMDEISTGLDSSTTFQIVNAINQFIHILGGTAVISLLQPPPETYELFDDIILLSDGEIVYQGPREDVLEFFEYMGFKCPERKGVADFLQEVTSKKDQEQYWIRRDEPYNFVSARQFSEAFQSFHVGSKLHDELTVPFDKSKGHPAALTTEKYGVGRMELLRACASREFLLMKRNAFVHIFKMAQLILIAMIFMTIFLRTEMHKSTITDGGIYMGALFFTLYAIMFNAFSELSLSILKLPVFYKQRDLLFFPAWAYSIPTWILKFPITLVQIAIWISLTYYVVGFDPDGGRFFRQFILLICIHQMSLALFRFMAALGRDMIVANTFGAFTILAVLVLGGFILSRDDIKAWWIWGYWISPLMYGQNAISVNEFLGNSWRHVPEGFREPLGVSVLKSRGVFPEARWYWIGVGAVFGYVFLFNFLNTLALTYLNPIGKHQAVLSLEEKPNSSAETSTDAPKSMSSRLKSPGIGNPDEGDRSKKKGMVIPFEPLAMTFNDLRYAVDMPQEMKTRGISEDRLLLLKGVSGAFRPGILTALMGVSGAGKTTLMDVLAGRKTGGYIEGTITISGYPKKQETFTRVAGYCEQFDIHSPHVTVHESLQYSAWLRLPPDIDAEARKTFIEEVMKLVELTPLREALVGLPGVNGLSTEQRKRLTIAVELVANPSIIFMDEPTSGLDARAAAIVMRTVRNTVDTGRTVVCTIHQPSIDIFDAFDELILLKRGGEEIYVGQLGRHSSNLIKYFEGINRVSKIKDGYNPATWMLEVTSIAQEAALGIDFAQLYKNSELYRRNKALIEELSKPAPGSKELYFPTQYPQPFYNQFLASLWKQHWSYWRNPRYSAVRLFYTVIIALMFGTIFWDLGTKRKKRQDLFNAMGSMYAAVLFIGILNSTSVQPIVATERTVFYRERAAGMYSAVPHALAQMVIELPYILVQAFSYGAIVYAMIGFQWTATKFFWYLFFMYITLLYYTFYGMMSVAVTPNQNIAAVVSSAFYAIWNLFSGFIIPRTRIPVWWRWYYYLCPVSWTLYGLVASQFGDIKEELDTGDRVEDFIRSYFGFRHDFLGYVAVIIVGFAVLFGFIFAISIKLFNFQKR